One window of Serinus canaria isolate serCan28SL12 chromosome 3, serCan2020, whole genome shotgun sequence genomic DNA carries:
- the MAD2L1BP gene encoding MAD2L1-binding protein: MRPRRDSSVLGSPAVAVAFPGAVCRGSGYRFACELLKHVLHQRNQLPLPYEQLAYFCRRAAQGGDGIEKPHSLGLASRKCQQLLTELEGLFQHLEVMFSLTLVPRVLFLLGGNVMNPKELYELNLEAFCEGSAEESLQTAPCVRQLFHRLFVADVFSELKALPVTGTLVLLQGHRDCGVEWFRPKLNYQVPSRGRKLTVKLSCDGDLHVSASPPQHTAPAWEDYVWFQAPVTLKGFSE, translated from the exons ATGAGGCCTCGGCGGGACAGCTCGGTGCTGGGCAGCCCCGCGGTGGCCGTGGCGTTCCCGGGAGCTGTGTGCCGGGGTAGCGGCTACCGCTTCGCCTGCGAGCTCCTGAAGCACGTCCTGCACCAGCGGAACCAGCTCCCGCTGCCCTACGAGCAGCTGGCCTACTTCTGCCGGCGGGCGGCCCAG ggcgGAGATGGAATTGAGAAACCGCATTCCCTGGGTCTGGCAAGCAGaaagtgccagcagctgctgacagagctggagggaTTGTTCCAGCACCTGGAAGTCATGTTTAGTCTGACCCTGGTTCCTCGAGTTCTTTTCCTACTTGGAGGCAACGTCATGAATCCCAAGGAGCTCTATGAACTGAATTTGGAGGCATTCTGTGAGGGCTCTGCTGAAGAGAGCCTCCAGACTGCGCCCTGTGTTCGCCAGCTCTTTCACCGCCTGTTTGTTGCTGATGTCTTCAGTGAACTTAAGGCTCTCCCTGTCACAGGCACTCTTGTCCTGCTCCAGGGCCACCGTGACTGTGGTGTTGAGTGGTTCCGGCCCAAGCTCAACTACCAAGTGCCGAGCCGAGGGAGGAAGCTGACTGTTAAGTTGTCCTGTGATGGGGACCTCCATGTTAGTGCCTCACctccacagcacacagctcctgcttggGAGGACTATGTCTGGTTCCAAGCACCCGTGACTCTCAAAGGCTTTAGTGAATGA
- the LOC103817382 gene encoding epoxide hydrolase 1-like yields MWRESIPNAWESIMSRIRPFDYSQKNAVLVPVAALGVGGMLLYWLRSGRKIKTIDMGDGWWGAGERPPKGKEDTSIRSFKIETSDKEIEDLHQRLDRFRFTPHVEGAAFHYGFNSSYLRKVVAYWRNQFDWRKQVEVLNKYPHFHTTIEGIDIHFIHVKPSYIPHGQAVRPLLMVHGWPGSFYEFYKIIPLLTEPAKHGLNEGDVVFEVICPSIPGYGFSEASHQKGFDSIATARIFHKLMNRLGFKEYYIQGGDWGSRITTNMAQMLPQSVKGLHLNLVFITGQGLGKMIRTMLGAYVPWLVGFTREDAQRLYPFMQKNVFDVLRESGYLHIQATKPDTAGCGLNDSPVGLAAYIMEKFSTWTDKSFLHKDDGGLESKYSLDELLTNVMIYWVTSSIVSSMRYYKENFSKDPRIHDRVAVYVPTGIAAFPQEIVHVPRVWAKHVYKNIVTYTYMPRGGHFAAFEEPKLLAQDIMQFVRKVEQL; encoded by the exons GGAGAGCATCATGTCCCGGATCAG GCCTTTTGACTATTCTCAGAAGAATGCAGTCCTGGTCCCTGTGGCCGCCCTGGGGGTTGGAGGGATGCTGCTTTACTGGCTCAGATCTGGACGCAAGATCAAGACTATTGACATGGGCGATGGGTGGTGGGGCGCAGGTGAAAGGCCCCCCAAAGGGAAAGAAGACACAAGCATCCGTTCCTTCAAGATCGAAACATCCGACAAAGAAATCGAG GATCTGCACCAGCGGCTGGATCGGTTCCGCTTCACACCGCACGTGGAAGGAGCCGCCTTCCACTACGGCTTCAACTCCAGCTACCTGCGGAAGGTGGTGGCCTACTGGAGGAATCAGTTTGACTGGCGCAAGCAAGTGGAAGTGCTGAACAAATATCCCCACTTCCACACCACCATTGAAG GGATTGATATCCATTTTATCCATGTGAAGCCATCCTACATTCCTCATGGTCAAGCTGTTCGACCTCTGCTGATGGTCCATGGCTGGCCCGGCTCCTTCTATGAGTTCTACAAGATCATCCCTCTGCTCACGGAGCCAGCCAAGCATGGCCTGAATGAGGGTGATGTGGTGTTTGAGGTCATCTGCCCCTCCATCCCAGGATACGGTTTCTCAGAGGCCTCTCACCAGAAAG GGTTTGACTCCATAGCAACTGCTCGGATATTTCATAAGCTGATGAACAGATTGGGCTTCAAGGAATACTATATACAGGGAGGAGACTGGGGATCTCGCATTACCACTAACATGGCCCAGATGCTGCCACA GTCTGTGAAAGGGCTTCATCTGAATCTTGTTTTCATCACCGGACAAGGCTTGGGAAAGATGATTCGTACAATGCTTGGGGCTTATGTACCATGGCTTGTAGGCTTCACTAGGGAAGATGCTCAACGTCTCTACCCTTTCATGCAGAAGAACGTATTTGATGTCCTACGAGAGTCTGGGTACTTACACATCCAAGCCACCAAACCAGACACTGCAG GCTGTGGACTGAATGACTCCCCAGTGGGGCTTGCTGCATATATTATGGAGAAATTCTCAACCTGGACAGACAAATCATTTCTGCATAAAGATGATGGAGGCTTGGAAAG CAAATACTCTCTTGATGAGCTTTTGACCAATGTGATGATTTATTGGGTGACATCCTCCATTGTGTCCTCAATGAGATACTACAAGGAAAACTTTTCCAAGGACCCAAGAATTCATGACAG GGTTGCAGTATATGTTCCCACAGGGATTGCAGCTTTTCCTCAGGAGATTGTACATGTACCACGTGTCTGGGCAAAGCATGTCTACAAGAACATCGTCACTTACACTTACATGCCACGTGGAGGGCATTTTGCTGCCTTTGAGGAGCCAAAGCTTCTGGCACAAGACATCATGCAGTTTGTCCGAAAAGTGGAACAGCTGTGA
- the GTPBP2 gene encoding GTP-binding protein 2 isoform X2 gives MWALGSLCVGLLLRSHEAEDGNIEYKLKLVNPSQYRFEHLVTQMKWRLQEGRGEAVYQIGVEDNGLLVGLSEEEMRASLKTLRRMAEKVGADITVLREREVDYDSDVPRKITEVLVRKVPDNQQFLDLRVAVLGNVDSGKSTLLGVLTQGELDNGRGRARLNLFRHLHEIQSGRTSSISFEILGFNSKGEVVNYSDSRTAEEICESSSKMITFIDLAGHHKYLKTTIFGLTSYCPDFAMLVVSANTGIAGTTREHLGLAMALKVPFFIVISKVDLCSKATVERTVKQLERILKQPGCNKLPLLVNSDDDAVTAAQQFAQSPNITPIFTLSSVSGENLDLLKVFLNILPPLTNSKEQEELMQQHTEFQVDEIYTVPEVGTVVGGTLSSGICREGENLVVGPTDDGKFLRLKVCSIQRNRSACRVLRAGQAATLALGPFDRSLLRKGMVMVSPEMNPTICSVFEAEIVLLFHATTFRKGFQVTVHVGNVRQTAIVEKIHGKDKLRTGEKAVVCFRFIKHPEYLKIGAKLLFREGVTKGIGHVTNLQAITTKENSLEESLGPGQLSF, from the exons ATGTGGGCTTTGGGATCGCTCTGCGTCGGGCTGCTTCTGCGTAGTCATGAG GCAGAAGATGGGAACATCGAGTACAAG CTGAAGCTGGTGAACCCCTCGCAGTACCGCTTTGAGCACCTGGTGACACAGATGAAGTGGCGACTGCAGGAGGGCCGAGGGGAGGCCGTCTATCAGATCGGCGTGGAGGACAACGGGCTGCTGGTGGGCCTCTCGGAGGAGGAGATGCGAGCCTCGCTCAAGACACTGCGCCGCATGGCTGAGAA GGTTGGGGCTGACATTACAGTGCTGCGGGAGAGGGAGGTCGATTACGACAGCGATGTTCCAAGGAAGATAACGGAGGTGCTTGTCCGAAAGGTGCCTGACAACCAGCAG TTCCTAGACCTTCGAGTAGCTGTCCTAGGGAATGTGGACTCAGGGAAGTCAACACTGTTGGGTGTCCTAACGCAAGGAGAGCTGGACAATGGGCGTGGTAGAGCACGCCTCAACCTCTTCCGGCATCTCCATGAAATCCAGTCAGGAAGAACATCAAGCATCAGCTTTGAGATCCTTGGCTTCAACAGCAAAGGAGAG GTGGTAAATTACAGCGACTCCCGGACAGCAGAAGAGATCTGTGAGAGTTCTTCCAAAATGATCACTTTCATTGACCTGGCTGGCCACCACAAGTATCTGAAAACAACCATCTTTGGCCTCACCAGCTACTGCCCAGACTTTGCCATGCTGGTGGTTAGTGCCAACACCGGCATTG CGGGCACAACACGTGAGCACTTGGGCTTGGCCATGGCCCTCAAGGTCCCCTTCTTCATTGTCATCAGCAAAGTCGACCTGTGTTCAAAAGCCACCGTGGAGCGGACAGTGAAGCAGCTGGAACGAATCCTgaagcagccaggctgcaaCAAGCTCCCCCTGCTTGTGAATTCAGACGACGATGCAGTTACAGCAGCACAACAGTTTGCACAATCTCCCAA CATCACCCCAATCTTCACACTGTCCAGTGTTTCTGGGGAGAACCTGGATCTCTTGAAAGTCTTCCTCAACATCCTCCCTCCACTGACCAACAGTAAAGAGCAGGAAGAATTAATGCAGCAACATACAGAATTTCAG GTTGATGAAATTTATACGGTGCCAGAGGTGGGGACTGTTGTGGGAGGAACTCTGTCAAG TGGGATCTGCCGAGAAGGGGAGAACTTGGTGGTTGGTCCCACTGACGATGGGAAGTTCCTTCGGCTGAAAGTGTGCAGTATCCAGCGGAACCGCTCTGCGTGCCGCGTGCTGCGGGCTGGGCAGGCGGCCACCCTGGCCCTCGGGCCCTTCGACCGCTCCCTGCTGCGCAAG GGCATGGTCATGGTGAGCCCAGAAATGAACCCCACCATCTGCTCAGTGTTTGAAGCCGAGATTGTGCTGTTATTCCATGCCACAACTTTCCGGAAGGGGTTTCAGGTGACGGTGCACGTGGGGAATGTGCGACAGACAGCTATTGTAGAGAAGATCCATGGAAAG gacaAGCTGCGGACAGGAGAGAAGGCAGTTGTCTGTTTCAGGTTCATCAAGCATCCTGAATACTTGAAGATTGGAGCCAAACTACTTTTCCGTGAAGGAGTCACCAAAGGCATTGGGCATGTCACTAACCTCCAAGCCATCACCACCAAAGAAAACAGTCTGGAGGAGTCCCTGGGGCCTGGACAGCTGAGCTTCTGA
- the GTPBP2 gene encoding GTP-binding protein 2 isoform X1, with product MDSRVSELFGGCCRPAGGGAGAALRGRGGAAPGGGGCSKTKKKNGRSRGGKANNPPYLPPEAEDGNIEYKLKLVNPSQYRFEHLVTQMKWRLQEGRGEAVYQIGVEDNGLLVGLSEEEMRASLKTLRRMAEKVGADITVLREREVDYDSDVPRKITEVLVRKVPDNQQFLDLRVAVLGNVDSGKSTLLGVLTQGELDNGRGRARLNLFRHLHEIQSGRTSSISFEILGFNSKGEVVNYSDSRTAEEICESSSKMITFIDLAGHHKYLKTTIFGLTSYCPDFAMLVVSANTGIAGTTREHLGLAMALKVPFFIVISKVDLCSKATVERTVKQLERILKQPGCNKLPLLVNSDDDAVTAAQQFAQSPNITPIFTLSSVSGENLDLLKVFLNILPPLTNSKEQEELMQQHTEFQVDEIYTVPEVGTVVGGTLSSGICREGENLVVGPTDDGKFLRLKVCSIQRNRSACRVLRAGQAATLALGPFDRSLLRKGMVMVSPEMNPTICSVFEAEIVLLFHATTFRKGFQVTVHVGNVRQTAIVEKIHGKDKLRTGEKAVVCFRFIKHPEYLKIGAKLLFREGVTKGIGHVTNLQAITTKENSLEESLGPGQLSF from the exons ATGGACTCGCGGGTGTCAGAGCTGTTCGGGGGCTGCTGTCgcccggcgggcggcggggcagGCGCAGCGCTGCGCGGGCGCGGGGGGGCCGCGCctggcggcggcggctgctCGAAGACCAAGAAGAAGAACGGGCGGAGCCGCGGAGGGAAGGCCAACAACCCCCCATACCTGCCGCCCGAG GCAGAAGATGGGAACATCGAGTACAAG CTGAAGCTGGTGAACCCCTCGCAGTACCGCTTTGAGCACCTGGTGACACAGATGAAGTGGCGACTGCAGGAGGGCCGAGGGGAGGCCGTCTATCAGATCGGCGTGGAGGACAACGGGCTGCTGGTGGGCCTCTCGGAGGAGGAGATGCGAGCCTCGCTCAAGACACTGCGCCGCATGGCTGAGAA GGTTGGGGCTGACATTACAGTGCTGCGGGAGAGGGAGGTCGATTACGACAGCGATGTTCCAAGGAAGATAACGGAGGTGCTTGTCCGAAAGGTGCCTGACAACCAGCAG TTCCTAGACCTTCGAGTAGCTGTCCTAGGGAATGTGGACTCAGGGAAGTCAACACTGTTGGGTGTCCTAACGCAAGGAGAGCTGGACAATGGGCGTGGTAGAGCACGCCTCAACCTCTTCCGGCATCTCCATGAAATCCAGTCAGGAAGAACATCAAGCATCAGCTTTGAGATCCTTGGCTTCAACAGCAAAGGAGAG GTGGTAAATTACAGCGACTCCCGGACAGCAGAAGAGATCTGTGAGAGTTCTTCCAAAATGATCACTTTCATTGACCTGGCTGGCCACCACAAGTATCTGAAAACAACCATCTTTGGCCTCACCAGCTACTGCCCAGACTTTGCCATGCTGGTGGTTAGTGCCAACACCGGCATTG CGGGCACAACACGTGAGCACTTGGGCTTGGCCATGGCCCTCAAGGTCCCCTTCTTCATTGTCATCAGCAAAGTCGACCTGTGTTCAAAAGCCACCGTGGAGCGGACAGTGAAGCAGCTGGAACGAATCCTgaagcagccaggctgcaaCAAGCTCCCCCTGCTTGTGAATTCAGACGACGATGCAGTTACAGCAGCACAACAGTTTGCACAATCTCCCAA CATCACCCCAATCTTCACACTGTCCAGTGTTTCTGGGGAGAACCTGGATCTCTTGAAAGTCTTCCTCAACATCCTCCCTCCACTGACCAACAGTAAAGAGCAGGAAGAATTAATGCAGCAACATACAGAATTTCAG GTTGATGAAATTTATACGGTGCCAGAGGTGGGGACTGTTGTGGGAGGAACTCTGTCAAG TGGGATCTGCCGAGAAGGGGAGAACTTGGTGGTTGGTCCCACTGACGATGGGAAGTTCCTTCGGCTGAAAGTGTGCAGTATCCAGCGGAACCGCTCTGCGTGCCGCGTGCTGCGGGCTGGGCAGGCGGCCACCCTGGCCCTCGGGCCCTTCGACCGCTCCCTGCTGCGCAAG GGCATGGTCATGGTGAGCCCAGAAATGAACCCCACCATCTGCTCAGTGTTTGAAGCCGAGATTGTGCTGTTATTCCATGCCACAACTTTCCGGAAGGGGTTTCAGGTGACGGTGCACGTGGGGAATGTGCGACAGACAGCTATTGTAGAGAAGATCCATGGAAAG gacaAGCTGCGGACAGGAGAGAAGGCAGTTGTCTGTTTCAGGTTCATCAAGCATCCTGAATACTTGAAGATTGGAGCCAAACTACTTTTCCGTGAAGGAGTCACCAAAGGCATTGGGCATGTCACTAACCTCCAAGCCATCACCACCAAAGAAAACAGTCTGGAGGAGTCCCTGGGGCCTGGACAGCTGAGCTTCTGA